In the genome of Deinococcus aetherius, the window CGGCTGCTCGCTCGACTAGCCGCCCCCTCCGGTGTCCCCACCGCCGTCCCCGCCGTTCTCGCCGCCGCCGTCGCCGTGGCCTTCGCCCCCGCCCCCGGTGTTGACGTTCACATCGCCGTCGCCCGTGACGGTGACGGTGACGGTGGTGCCGTCGCCGCCGCTCTTCGTTGCGCCATAGACCGTGGCCACCAGGGTCGCAACTGCCACTATGAGCATAGTTATCTCGAAGGGTTCCATGGCCGACGTTTCGACAGTTCCCTGCTCGTCCACTGCCCGGTCGAGCAGGGTGTCGAGGCCGGCCACCTGCTGCGCCGAGATTTGCAGGGTCATCCCGCTGGCAACGACCTTCTTGGCACGTTCGGGGTGGGTTTTAACCAGTTTCAGGAACTCCTGGGACCGGTAGGTTCTGCGCGGATCCAGGGGGTTGGCCGGGTTGGTTCTGGATGCCTCTTGCATATCTCTCTCCTCAGTCGAGTGGCCCAAGCCACATGGATGTCACTGCTGGATTCCCACTGTCGACGTGACGTTGAAGCTGAAGCCCTCGTGCGGACGGCTCGCCTTCGGCGTGTCGGCCACCCGGGGGACGCTCGAGGTGGTGAGGACACCGATGACGGTGCTGCAAAGACCCGTTCGGGTGATGGTCATCATGGGTTTCCCCCGGGGAACGGCGCGCCAAGAAGGCGCCTGAGTGCGCTCGGGTGAACGGTGGCGGGCGCGAAAGGCTAGGAGCTGTCCAGAGCCACCTCCTCCGGCCACCCGGAAACGCACAACCGTCCCAGCCACTCCGGGAACAGGGCGATCTGTTGGAGTCGGGAGCGCTGACGGGGGCTAGGCGTGTCGATGTGCAGGTTCCAGAGCTCAAGGTCAAGCAGGGCGTCGGCGCACTCCACCTCGAAGCCAAACAGCGGCGAGTTCAGAGAGGCCTCGTGGTTCACCACCAGGCGCCAGGTACCGGAGGCGGCCGGGTCCTTGAAGCGGGCCTCGGAGACCGAGCACTTTTCCCGGTCGTCATGGCCCTCGTAGGTGTGGAGCAGCCGTACCTCCACGGCGGGGCGGCCCTGTTCGTCCCATTCGGCCTGGACTGGCGCCGCGCCGAGGCTCTGCCACGCCGAGGCGCGGCGCCCCAGGACCGGGCTACCCCCCAGATGGAACCCGCCCAGCGGCCAGAGCAGCCATCAGCCAGGGCGCCTCGCCGCGCCGCACAGGTCGGTCTCAGGGAGGTGGAGCGCGCCAGCGCCAGGAGGTACCGGAGAGCGCCAGGCGCACGGGGCGGCGGGGTGAGGTGAGCGAGGTTCCGGGGCCTGGTGCTGTCCATGGCTGACCTCCAGCCCGTGGGGGCGGTAAATCCGGTGTTTCGGGTGAAGTTGTGGGGCTGGACCGCTTCAGCGCGAACCCTCCTGTTGAGCCGAGCTGATCCCCTGGGCCTCCTTTCGGGTGAGTTCGGTCTGAGGGAGAGCGTGGGGTGGCAGGGCCTGCGTTGCGGACATCCGGCGTCCCCGGGTCCTTACCGCAGCCCGCGCTCCGTCACCAGCGCCTCCAGAAAGCGCATCAGGTCCATCAGGCTGGCGAACTCGCGCCGGTCGATGGGGCGGCCCTCCGGCGTCGTTCCCTGGAGCGAAGCGTCCCAGGCGTGACTCCCACGCGCGGGCCGGACGTGTACTTCCAGGTGGTAGGCGGGCGCGGACTCTGACTCGCCCGGCTGGGAACGTTGTGGCACGGCTTCACCCCGGACCGAGGTTAAATGGCGCCCCGTTCCCTGGGCGTTCCCGCCGGGAGCGCTCCGCGTTCCCTGTGGTGGCCGTGGAGCAGCGACACACCGCTTCTTCCTAGTCCGGCGGTGGTCTGACGCGGCCCGAGCTCAGGACACGTTCAGGCGGTCAAAGCGCTTCACCAACCCTGAGCGCCCTTCGAGGTGGCCCTCCAGGCTGTCCGCGAGCGACAGAAGGGTCGCCTGGGCCAGCGCACGCACGGCTGAGGCGTTACGCCGGTCACCTTCCAGCACCTCTATGACCGTGACCATCAGCTCAAGCCGGTCCGTGGGCGCAGCCCCCTCCAACTCGACGAGGTTCAGGGCGCGTTCCAGCAGTTCGGGAGGCACGTGGGCGAGGGTCAGATGAGCTTGAAGCTGGATATTCAGAACGCGGGGGGCGACGGGCGGCGGTGGCCCGAGGTTCTGAAGCTGTTCCAAGGCAGCGGCAGCGTCCCCGGACAGCACCAGCGCGCGGGCCAACTCGGTGGTGTGGGCGGCGCGGTCCATGAACGGCGCGTTCTCCAGGAAGGGTGTGGAGCGCAGCCGCTCCAGGGCGCGCACGTTCTGGCCTTCCAGCAGCTCGGTGTGAGCGACCACCGTGTCGAGCGCGGCCCGGTACAGCGGAAGGGTCATCCCCCCGGGGGCCCCGGCCAAGGGGTACACGGCCCCCAGTTCCTTCGTGGCCTCCCGTAAGTCGCCGCACTCCAGGAGCAGTCTCGCCAGCGTGAGCCGCGCTTCGATGACGGCGGGGTCCGCGCCTGTTGCCCCAAGGTGTTCTAGGGTGGCGACGGCGGCCCGCGCGGCCCCCAGCGCTTCACCGAGCGCGCCCTGGAGCCGCAGGGCCTCGGCTCGCAGGCCGGTCACGATGGCCTCCACCCGCAGGTACTGCCCCGCGGAGAGCCGCAGCGCCTCGTCGGTGTCCTCCAGCACGGCGCTCGCCTCACCCAGCGCCAGGAAGAGGGCGGCACGGTGGCGCAGCACCCAGGTCAGGATGCCCGCTTCCCCACGTTGCGAGGCGAGCGCCATCGCCCGCGCGAAGGTCAGGCGCGCGAAGTCGTACTGGCCCAGGAGCGCCGCGAGGTGGCCCTGCCAGTTGAGGGCGTAGACCAACGACACGTCGGTGGTTCCCTGGAACTCTTCCAGGGCGCGCGCGTTGTGGGCGGCGGCGCGCCCGAAGTCTCCGCGCAACAGGCAGGCCCGGGTCAGGCCGTTCTCGATGTTCCCGGCCGTGATGCTCGCCGCGTCGCTGCTGCCGGTGCGGCGGCGCAGTTCCAGGGCCTCAGCAAAGCGTTCCAGGGCGTGATCGGCGCGTCCCAGAAAGGTCTGCGCGTGCCCGTCGAGATACAGCGCGTTGACCCTGGACTCGGCAGAGAGGTTCGGCAGGGCCAGCATCGCGGCGGCCTGGGCCGCGAGTTCCACCGGCTGGCTGCGGAGCAGGTGAAACAGCCCCCGCATGAAGTGGTGTTCGGCCCGCCGCTCCGGGTCGCCCGAGCGCTCGGCCACCTGCCCGAAGTGCGTCAGGTGCCGTTCATAGCTGTCCGCGTCGGTCACGAGACCCAGGAACCACAGCCGCCGGCGTTCCAGGAGACCGCGCCGCTCCGGGTCGCGCTCGTGTTCGAGCATTCGCGCGTTGTAGCTCAGCACCTGGTCAAAGGCGTAGACGTGCGAAGCGGCCTCCAGCGCCCGCTCCAGGTGCGGCAGGGCGTCCGCCCCGTGTCCAGCGCGCTCGAAATGGGCGGCAATGCGTTCGGGTGGGGCCTGGGCCGCCTGCAATTGCCGGGCCAGCCGGTGGTGCGTGGCCCGCCGCCGTTCCGGGGTCAGCGCCTCGTCGAGCGCGCGGCGCAGCAGCTCGTGTCGGAAGTGAAAGCCAGCGTTCACCTCCTCCAGCAGGTCGGCGCGGCAGGCCGCCTCCAGCACGTCCAGCCGGGCAAACTCTTCCGCCTCCAGCCCGGCCAGCCACGCGCTCTCGAAGGGATCACCCGCAATGGCGGCGCCTTCGAGCAGGCGGCGTGCGCCCAGCCCCAACCGGTCCACCCGCCCCAACACGGTTTCACGCAGGGAGGGCGGAATCGGCAACTCCGCGTAGTCGCGCGTCGACTCGTCAAAGGGCGTGGCCCAGCCTCCTTCCGGTGCGGGGGCGAGCAGACCGGTTTCGAGCAGACCGCGCAGCAATTCCAGGATGTACAGCGGATTGCCGCGCGACGCCGCATGCAACCGCCGCGCGAACAGGGTGCCGCCGCCCGCACCGGACAGGCCCTGCACCAGGGCCAGCACGTCGGCCTCCCCCAGCGGTTCCAGATGGAGACGCTGGGCCAGCCCGTCACGCCGCAGGCCCTCGACGGTTCGCCGTGCGGGGCCGGACGCCTCCAGTTCCAGCGCCCGGGCCGTGGCGAGGGCGCGCAGCCCTTCCCCCTGCCGCACGAGATGCGAGACCAGTTCCAGCGTTCCCGTGTCAAACCAGTGCAGGTCGTCGAGGATCAGCACCTGCCCCGACACCACGCCAGTGACGGCCCGTGCCAGACCCTCCAGAAAACGAGCTCGCCCTTCCCCCGTCACGGGCGGCAGCACGGTTTCGGGCGCGCACTCTGGCACCAGCCGGGCAACTTCAAGCCGCCACACGTCTTCCAGGCGATCCGGAGACCACGCGCGGGTTTCCAGTCCCTCGCGGATGAATTGCGCCGCTGGATAGAGCGGCGTGTGCCGGGTCTCCTCGCGGCCCCGCATGGTCAGTGCTTCACCGTGCGCGCCCGCGAACTCGGTGGCGAGGCGGGTCTTGCCGACGCCCGGCTCGCCCACCAGCACGGTCAGGCGAGCGCTGGAGCGGCTCAAGTGCAGCCACGCCGCCTCGCGTCCGACGAGCGGTCCCTGGAGCTTGCCCGCCGAGACCGGGCCGGAACCGGTGCACGCTTCGGGGGGCGGGCGGCTGCGGGCGCGTTCGGCGAGAAGGAGCGTGGCCGCCTCTGGCCCGAGGTCCAGTGACGCCGTGAGGGTGCGGAAGCGTTCAAACAGCGCGGTCGCATGCGCCCGTTCTCCCAGGCTCAGGTGCAGCCGCATGGCCTCGCGCACGGCGTGTTCGTCG includes:
- a CDS encoding ATP-binding protein, which codes for MGGASDSDHGLGAAPESQLHLLGSFSLTVGGVPLELRARKARALLALLALEGPRSREMLADILWGDLGDAGARKNLRKLLHTLRETGLAAFLDTGGEIIGCHLGRVDALEFERLAAAGDLEQASAVGNGVLLEGLEIESGPWITWLEARRSSLAGRLREVRLGVVAAREARGDVRGALAVLAQALDTDAFDEHAVREAMRLHLSLGERAHATALFERFRTLTASLDLGPEAATLLLAERARSRPPPEACTGSGPVSAGKLQGPLVGREAAWLHLSRSSARLTVLVGEPGVGKTRLATEFAGAHGEALTMRGREETRHTPLYPAAQFIREGLETRAWSPDRLEDVWRLEVARLVPECAPETVLPPVTGEGRARFLEGLARAVTGVVSGQVLILDDLHWFDTGTLELVSHLVRQGEGLRALATARALELEASGPARRTVEGLRRDGLAQRLHLEPLGEADVLALVQGLSGAGGGTLFARRLHAASRGNPLYILELLRGLLETGLLAPAPEGGWATPFDESTRDYAELPIPPSLRETVLGRVDRLGLGARRLLEGAAIAGDPFESAWLAGLEAEEFARLDVLEAACRADLLEEVNAGFHFRHELLRRALDEALTPERRRATHHRLARQLQAAQAPPERIAAHFERAGHGADALPHLERALEAASHVYAFDQVLSYNARMLEHERDPERRGLLERRRLWFLGLVTDADSYERHLTHFGQVAERSGDPERRAEHHFMRGLFHLLRSQPVELAAQAAAMLALPNLSAESRVNALYLDGHAQTFLGRADHALERFAEALELRRRTGSSDAASITAGNIENGLTRACLLRGDFGRAAAHNARALEEFQGTTDVSLVYALNWQGHLAALLGQYDFARLTFARAMALASQRGEAGILTWVLRHRAALFLALGEASAVLEDTDEALRLSAGQYLRVEAIVTGLRAEALRLQGALGEALGAARAAVATLEHLGATGADPAVIEARLTLARLLLECGDLREATKELGAVYPLAGAPGGMTLPLYRAALDTVVAHTELLEGQNVRALERLRSTPFLENAPFMDRAAHTTELARALVLSGDAAAALEQLQNLGPPPPVAPRVLNIQLQAHLTLAHVPPELLERALNLVELEGAAPTDRLELMVTVIEVLEGDRRNASAVRALAQATLLSLADSLEGHLEGRSGLVKRFDRLNVS